In the Streptomyces sp. NBC_00525 genome, one interval contains:
- a CDS encoding histidinol-phosphate transaminase gives MTHSNAGGPTANPWDALPLRDELRGQSPYGAPQLDVPVRLNTNENPYPLPDALVDRIAERVREAARDLNRYPDRDAVELRTELARYLTRTAGHRVEAANVWAANGSNEVLQQLLQTFGGPGRTAIGFEPSYSMHALIARGTGTGWISGPRNEDFTIDVDAARAAIAERRPDVVFITSPNNPTGTAVDADTVLALYEAAQAAKPSMVVVDEAYGEFSHHPSLLPLIEGRPHLVLSRTMSKAFGAAGLRLGYLAADPAVVDAVQLVRLPYHLSSVTQATALAALEHTDTLLGYVAQLKSERDRIVTELRALGFDVTESDANFVQFGRFDDSHTAWRRILDRGVLVRDNGVPGWLRVSAGTPAENDAFLDAVRVLKKEHDA, from the coding sequence GTGACGCACAGCAACGCCGGCGGCCCCACCGCCAACCCGTGGGACGCCCTCCCCCTCCGCGACGAACTGCGCGGCCAGTCCCCGTACGGCGCGCCGCAACTCGACGTCCCCGTACGCCTCAACACCAACGAGAACCCCTACCCGCTGCCCGACGCCCTCGTCGACCGCATCGCCGAACGGGTCCGCGAGGCCGCCCGCGACCTCAACCGCTACCCCGACCGCGACGCCGTCGAACTGCGCACCGAGCTGGCCCGCTACCTCACCCGCACCGCCGGACACCGGGTGGAAGCCGCCAACGTCTGGGCCGCCAACGGCTCCAACGAGGTCCTCCAGCAGCTGCTGCAGACCTTCGGCGGGCCCGGCCGCACCGCGATCGGCTTCGAGCCCTCCTACTCCATGCACGCCCTCATCGCGCGCGGCACCGGCACCGGCTGGATCTCCGGGCCGCGCAACGAGGACTTCACCATCGACGTGGACGCCGCCCGCGCCGCCATCGCCGAGCGCCGCCCCGACGTCGTCTTCATCACCTCCCCCAACAACCCCACCGGCACCGCCGTGGACGCCGACACCGTCCTCGCGCTGTACGAGGCCGCCCAGGCCGCGAAGCCGTCGATGGTCGTCGTGGACGAGGCGTACGGCGAATTCAGCCACCACCCCTCGCTGCTCCCGCTGATCGAGGGCCGCCCCCACCTGGTGCTGTCGCGCACCATGTCCAAGGCGTTCGGCGCCGCCGGGCTGCGCCTGGGCTATCTGGCCGCCGACCCGGCCGTGGTCGACGCCGTCCAGCTGGTCCGGCTCCCGTACCACCTCTCCTCCGTCACCCAGGCCACCGCGCTCGCCGCCCTGGAGCACACCGACACGCTCCTCGGATACGTCGCGCAGCTCAAGAGCGAGCGCGACCGGATCGTCACCGAGCTGCGCGCCCTCGGCTTCGACGTCACCGAATCGGACGCCAACTTCGTCCAGTTCGGCCGCTTCGACGACAGCCACACCGCCTGGCGGCGGATTCTCGACCGGGGCGTCCTGGTCCGGGACAACGGCGTACCGGGATGGCTGCGGGTCTCCGCGGGAACCCCGGCAGAGAACGACGCGTTCCTCGATGCGGTGCGCGTACTGAAGAAGGAGCACGACGCATGA
- the hisD gene encoding histidinol dehydrogenase yields MISRIDLRGDALPEGGALRDLLPRAEFDVEAALETVRPICEDVRHRGSAAVIDWGEKLDGVRIESVRVPAAALARALEELDPAVRAALEESVRRARLVHRAQRRAPHTTQVVPGGTVTEKWVPVDRVGLYVPGGRAVYPSSVVMNVVPAQEAGVPGLAVASPPQRAFGGLPHPTILAACALLGVDEVYAAGGAQAVAMFAYGTEDCLPVDLVTGPGNIYVAAAKRLLKGRIGIDAEAGPTEIAVLADATADPVHVAADLISQAEHDPMAAAVLVTDSEELAAATEAELVTQVAATKHVQERIEPALTGRQSAIVLVNDLEDGLTVVNAYAAEHLEIQTADAAAVADRVRNAGAVFVGPWSPVSLGDYCAGSNHVLPTGGCACHSSGLSVQSFLRGIHIVDYTRDALAEVTHHVVTLAEAEDLPAHGAALKARFGWKVPQQ; encoded by the coding sequence GTGATCTCTCGAATCGATCTGCGCGGCGATGCCCTCCCCGAGGGCGGCGCCCTGCGCGACCTGCTGCCCCGTGCCGAGTTCGACGTGGAAGCCGCCCTGGAGACGGTGCGGCCCATCTGCGAGGACGTACGCCATCGTGGCTCGGCGGCAGTGATCGACTGGGGAGAGAAGCTCGACGGCGTCCGGATCGAGTCGGTCCGGGTGCCCGCCGCGGCCCTCGCCCGCGCGCTGGAGGAGCTCGATCCGGCCGTTCGCGCCGCCCTGGAGGAGTCGGTCCGCCGCGCCCGCCTCGTCCACCGCGCCCAGCGCCGCGCCCCGCACACCACCCAGGTCGTCCCCGGCGGCACCGTCACCGAGAAGTGGGTGCCCGTCGACCGCGTCGGCCTCTACGTACCGGGCGGCCGCGCGGTCTACCCGTCCTCCGTCGTGATGAACGTCGTCCCGGCCCAGGAGGCGGGCGTGCCCGGCCTCGCCGTCGCCTCGCCGCCGCAGCGCGCCTTCGGCGGACTGCCGCACCCCACGATCCTGGCCGCCTGCGCCCTGCTCGGCGTCGACGAGGTGTACGCCGCCGGCGGCGCCCAGGCCGTCGCCATGTTCGCCTACGGCACCGAGGACTGCCTGCCCGTCGACCTGGTCACCGGCCCCGGCAACATCTACGTCGCCGCCGCCAAGCGCCTCCTCAAGGGCCGCATCGGCATCGACGCCGAGGCCGGCCCCACCGAGATCGCCGTCCTCGCCGACGCCACCGCCGACCCGGTGCACGTCGCCGCCGACCTGATCAGCCAGGCCGAGCACGACCCGATGGCCGCCGCCGTGCTGGTCACCGACTCCGAGGAGCTGGCCGCCGCCACCGAGGCCGAACTCGTCACCCAGGTCGCCGCGACCAAGCACGTCCAGGAGCGCATCGAACCCGCGCTGACCGGCCGGCAGTCCGCGATCGTCCTGGTCAACGACCTGGAGGACGGCCTCACCGTCGTCAACGCGTACGCCGCCGAACACCTGGAGATCCAGACCGCCGACGCCGCCGCCGTCGCCGACCGGGTCCGCAACGCCGGAGCGGTCTTCGTCGGCCCCTGGTCGCCCGTCTCCCTCGGCGACTACTGCGCCGGCTCCAACCACGTACTGCCCACCGGCGGCTGCGCCTGCCACTCCTCGGGCCTGTCCGTGCAGTCCTTCCTGCGCGGCATCCACATCGTCGACTACACGCGCGACGCGCTCGCCGAGGTCACCCACCACGTGGTCACCCTCGCCGAGGCGGAGGACCTCCCCGCCCACGGCGCCGCGCTCAAGGCCAGGTTCGGCTGGAAGGTTCCCCAGCAGTGA